One window of the Microtus ochrogaster isolate Prairie Vole_2 chromosome 10, MicOch1.0, whole genome shotgun sequence genome contains the following:
- the Maneal gene encoding glycoprotein endo-alpha-1,2-mannosidase-like protein, with product MITGSPQMIWYLPFWTLPISTTSRYGSHGAFYRYKTSMGKSLPLFYIYDSYLTSPEAWAHLLTQNGPHSIRNTPYDGVFIALLVEEGHTHDILAAGFDGMYTYFASNGFSFGSSHQNWKAVKNFCDTNNLMFIPSVGPGYIDTSIRPWNNHNTRNRVNGKYYETALQAALTVRPEIVSITSFNEWHEGTQIEKAVPKKTPTRLYLDYLPHQPSLYLELTRRWAEHFIKEKEQWLM from the exons ATGATAACGGGGAGCCCTCAGATGATCTGGTACCTGCCATTCTGGACACTGCCCATCAGTACAACATCCAG gTATGGCTCCCATGGTGCATTTTACCGTTACAAGACCAGTATGGGCAAGAGCCTCCCACTCTTTTATATCTACGACTCCTACCTGACATCCCCTGAGGCCTGGGCCCACCTCCTGACACAAAATGGGCCCCACTCCATCCGCAACACCCCCTATGATGGGGTCTTTATAGCGCTGCTGGTGGAGGAGGGCCACACCCATGACATCCTTGCTGCGGGATTTGATGGGATGTACACCTACTTTGCCTCCAATGGCTTCTCCTTCGGCTCCTCTCATCAGAACTGGAAGGCTGTGAAGAACTTCTGTGATACCAACAACCTGATGTTCATTCCTAGCGTGGGGCCTGGGTACATCGACACCAGCATCCGGCCCTGGAACAACCACAATACTCGCAATAGGGTCAATGGCAAGTACTACGAGACAGCCCTGCAGGCGGCCCTGACAGTGAGGCCCGAGATTGTCTCCATCACCTCTTTCAATGAGTGGCACGAGGGCACACAGATCGAGAAGGCTGTTCCCAAGAAGACGCCAACTCGTCTGTATTTGGACTACCTGCCCCACCAGCCCAGCCTGTACCTGGAGCTGACCCGCCGCTGGGCAGAGCACTTCATCAAGGAAAAGGAGCAGTGGCTGATGTGA
- the Yrdc gene encoding yrdC domain-containing protein, mitochondrial: SAALGCVYRLKGRSEAKPLAVCLGRVADVYRYCQVRVPKELLEDLLPGPVTLVMQRSGELNKDLNGGCRLDANCALDIAKHKELSPLIRGRCLNLNVSHVCRMTIWPCPSFQEFQDLWPHLSLVIDGGPIGDSHSPECRLGSTVVDLSVPGKFTIIRPGCALENTTTILQQKYGLLPSQGSCS, encoded by the exons TCGGCGGCCCTGGGCTGCGTCTATCGCCTCAAGGGCCGCAGCGAGGCCAAGCCGCTGGCCGTGTGCCTGGGCCGCGTGGCCGACGTCTACAG GTACTGCCAGGTGAGGGTACCCAAGGAGCTCCTGGAGGACCTGTTGCCAGGACCAGTGACCCTGGTGATGCAGCGCTCCGGGGAGCTCAACAAAGACCTGAAC GGGGGTTGCAGACTGGATGCTAATTGTGCCCTTGACATAGCTAAGCATAAAGAGCTTTCTCCTCTGATTAGAGGAAGATGCCTGAATTTAAATGTGAGCCATGTATGCAGGATGACAATATGGCCATGCCCTTCTTTTCAGGAGTTCCAAGACCTCTGGCCTCATTTGTCCCTGGTCATTGATGGGGGACCAATTGGAGATAGTCACAGCCCTGAGTGCCGCCTCGGCTCTACTGTGGTTGACTTATCTGTGCCTGGAAAGTTTACCATTATTCGCCCGGGCTG tGCTCTGGAAAACACTACAACCATCCTCCAACAGAAATATGGGCTGCTCCCTTCACAGGGGTCCTGCTCATGA
- the C10H1orf122 gene encoding uncharacterized protein C1orf122 homolog, translated as PDAVSLPGREAAGVDRGKAGLGLGGRPPPQPPRDERAQQLLDAVEQRQRQLLDTIAACEEMLRQLGRRRPEPAGGGNGSAKSGASPQSAVPSRGGLPKDAGDGAAEP; from the exons CCTGACGCCGTCTCTCTCCCGGGCAGGGAGGCTGCCGGCGTGGACCGCGGGAAGGCGGGGCTGGGGCTCGGCGGGAGGCCACCCCCGCAGCCGCCCCGGGATGAGCGCGCCCAGCAGCTGCTGGACGCCGTGgagcagcggcagcggcagctCCTGGACACCATCGCCGCCTGCGAGGAGATGCTGCGGCAGCTGGGCCGCAGGCGTCCGGAGCCGGCTGGTGGCGGG AACGGTTCAGCCAAGTCCGGAGCGTCGCCCCAGTCAGCTGTACCCTCCAGAGGTGGCCTTCCAAAGGATGCTGGCGATGGAGCTGCGGAGCCTTGA